The following are encoded together in the Sphaerodactylus townsendi isolate TG3544 linkage group LG14, MPM_Stown_v2.3, whole genome shotgun sequence genome:
- the LOC125443775 gene encoding leukotriene B4 receptor 1-like: protein MALYNTSELERNSTVTEEERESISVFPSMFLLVCFLIGVPGNGFVVWTILTKFFKRSLTLLLILNLAVTDLIVMSTVPFWMYSFLYGWVFGDVFCRVLKFLVYLTIYASIFLITLMSLHRFAVVIFPFASQKLWRPRAVHCALLMLWLAACLFGSPILIVSSKPKKEGICTDEMYYTDQQRITVNFVETLFGFVIPFTVMAVCYSCVLKRLRMLKSHKKMKTGKLIAAVVLSFFVCWLPYHVFNILISAALMLKTERPETAKTLLGVTKVATNIHGAVAFVSSCLNPILYAFAARSFRGGLRETNFAKLFAKIHEDSEEKSALEKSTGDSGLSTEKL from the coding sequence ATGGCCCTCTACAATACCTCAGAGCTGGAAAGGAACAGCACAGTGACAGAGGAGGAGCGTGAGTCCATCTCTGTGTTCCCAAGTATGTTCCTCCTTGTTTGCTTCCTGATTGGAGTCCCTGGGAACGGCTTTGTGGTCTGGACTATTCTGACCAAGTTCTTCAAGCGTTCCTTGACCCTTCTTCTCATCCTGAACTTGGCTGTCACAGACTTAATTGTCATGAGCACTGTACCATTCTGGATGTACTCTTTCCTCTACGGCTGGGTCTTTGGAGATGTGTTTTGCAGAGTCCTCAAGTTCCTTGTCTACTTGACCATCTACGCCAGCATCTTCTTAATCACGCTGATGAGCCTCCATCGTTTTGCCGTCGTGATCTTCCCATTTGCTTCCCAAAAGTTGTGGCGGCCGCGGGCAGTGCACTGTGCGTTGCTGATGCTCTGGCTGGCTGCCTGTCTTTTTGGAAGTCCAATTCTGATTGTGTCCTCGAAACCCAAGAAGGAAGGAATCTGCACAGATGAAATGTACTACACGGATCAACAGCGAATAACGGTGAACTTTGTGGAGACTCTGTTTGGCTTTGTGATCCCGTTCACCGTGATGGCTGTCTGCTACTCCTGTGTCTTGAAAAGGCTTCGGATGCTGAAGAGCCATAAGAAAATGAAAACCGGGAAGCTAATTGCAGCTGTGGTCCTCTCTTTCTTCGTGTGTTGGCTCCCTTACCACGTCTTCAACATCCTCATAAGTGCAGCACTGATGCTGAAAACGGAACGCCCGGAGACGGCAAAAACCTTGCTAGGAGTGACCAAAGTGGCAACGAACATCCACGGGGCTGTAGCCTTTGTCAGCAGCTGTCTGAACCCGATCCTGTACGCCTTTGCCGCGCGGAGCTTTCGTGGAGGGCTCCGGGAGACCAATTTTGCCAAGTTGTTCGCGAAAATTCACGAAGACTCCGAAGAAAAATCTGCCTTGGAGAAGTCTACAGGGGACAGTGGTCTTTCAACGGAGAAGTTGTAG